The window aggcgaggtttggaagttggctgcttcttgttagaattatggttagaactttggtattgcaattgtaatataatgatatttggttaaattggagactcctaagtattgattatgatctttctatttcacgcccgatgccgattgaggtcgtttagggtcgggtgtgacagtttggtatcagagccctaggttaaattcttcgaaCCTAatgttgatagtaattgaggaatatcgatatttggtgatagttaagaaataatttggaatttttcgaggattgagtaactagctaatgaggtgtaaaaatgagatttgatggttagcaatatttagatatatgaaaaatagtaaattatttgatatttggtgatatgggttatgagtaagtcataactttgagctagagatatagagaattgtctatataggtgctgttGGAAAATCAGATTCATATCTGAAACTTATGTTGCATTTTTCGACCATATATAGCCCGAAtttgtcatggagtcctaaatgaaaattctttatttttatcttacgtttccagagATTTCTGAATCGTCTTattcggactccgtatgaagaaGTTAGGCTATAAACGGAATATGTaggtcattttagctttaaaccagacTTTGGTTAGTGtgacttggaattgatatttgagagtttaatagttagctgGAAAATATACATATCTCAGATGTGAAGTAAGGTTAGGAGACTttgaaatgatatgatgagttttgaagttaatatatatgtgattaagaaagcgaaaatgtggagatttcaattaattgttttggaggttgattataaattggagattatgataggagtttaacaagttatggaatcttaatttgaataatgatatccgaattcaaagtgcagatctattgttgaactttatcgggttgaggtttagaattcttgagagttatattaatgatgtttagagagataccgatgttagtgatcaatgagaagtaaagtgggagaatatatttgatgtttgaggaaataattaagatatgaattttgaggacaaatttttctgatcttaagcacaggttgaggtaggaaattaagagataaatatgatataagagtatatatatgttgatacttgaaattttgtagtacatatattgttaatagaagttatttttagttgaagtttgtgtgattatggtttaagtttatataaggatcaagttgagtgtttataggtcaaataagaaaatcgaatgatattataggtttattgacttttatgggtgtaaagatattatttggagtttggagagaaaaaaaaacattgattatcgtaatttaggtactctataTTTCTTGATTATATAGTTGGAGAAACGATTGAAGTTTATTTGGTTAGATTGATGGTATATATAGTGGtgattaaaacaaaatatatagcaggttagtttaattgattttaaggAGTTAAATGGAGAATTATAAGACTGATGTTGATATTAAAagtttatgaaatgactcttattgataggaaattgtatcATAATAATGATGTTTATATTGGTGATGTTGGTGCTAATGCTTgaagattataatataaataatgattggagtgaaaaattatagatacaaGTATTGTTATTATGATgaaataagattatatattgaATCAAATCATTGATTCGGagtatttgaagtttaagaaaaatataatatcatacatattagcggttcaaaagtgatatttttgaagtctgtagaacttggagataggtgaaatataattgatatatatgcaattgatggaatcaattgtgatttaaatttattaaagtgagatttggtgtcCGTTAGGAAGATACGAATGATagttgaagttttattgtggattatggtgatggaattaactaggttgaaattgagagttactaagagttatgtataaataattgttacagtgatgtggatatggataaatgatggagttaatggaaggaaacattagaatttgtagTCTTATaatgattatgaggaatcttgataatgtgaaataattttgtgatcttggagattatGTGAGGAAtaaaatttagattagagaatctgaatttcgaggacgaaatttcttaaggtggggagaattgtcacgtccaggtctaaatttctagaatttatacctgatagtagtatatattataattattgggtgtgtgatttttatttggtgctatggaaaaagtttggagttaatttgatggttttaggtgtaaattaaaagtttaggatcatttttaaaagattatagaatgATGGAAGATCAAACTTGATATTTGCcgaatttgagatatatatcccAAATTCGTTCACCTTCCACCATgtccttttctttcctttttctgtttcttttcctttatcttTATCTTCATCGTTCTCGGACCGTttttccaccgtttctttgatttatagagattcgaccgtccgaatcactcgaaattgaaaccatagcatcTTTATACAtagttctaagtcctaaccgaagagtttttgagtttcggcagtgtttgaaggaaaatgtcttagacagaatttagcggtgaatcgatcgggtgtattttgttcaattagtagccaaagtaactatcaactatattttgagttttatgtatatagatatatataattaaagaattttcagaaattgatattttaaggttatgcatgaattttgtaaaatttgaggttttcacgattttgctttttattgtgaaattatgattcaaatgaagctattgattatacttctatgtgaatttcagattttacttgattatgttgatttaaggcttgatttggttgatttatatatatacatatatgtttttggtttcaatgtatatatatattgaataaaatgaatttgatgatttcttacgaattgtttttggattgagaaatctattgcggttattgttgttattattttggattgaagtccaaatatgatttttatgatacaaatggctaattgaagcgaaatgatttatggttatgaaatagtttggaatttgattgtgaaaggaaatttgaatacgttatgattttatgattttatatccatcgagagttatccggatcggtggttttatatttgaagaccatgttcagtgagggatatgacctgtgtacacagtctgaagacctattgggtatggcagtgaagtgttgggtaagaccatatgggataagcaatgttaagagacgtctcgactatatatgtggttatgaattgatacttaaggggagaaactcgatgaTGGATACactgttttaagttcatttggattatgttttcggttatgattgattttgatataaggttttacgtttaattgaatacgagttggttttgGTTTGATAATCATtcatttgattcgttttgacaaGATAAAGGTTttaattaaatccctttataaatatatatatgtagttatgttaagtaaagttggtttttatagctgatagtttcttactgagatttttgtctcacgtttttaaatgttttaatgtttttaggtgagtaagtacaggatatagagaaggttaccgatcgATTAgacgaggtttggaagttggctgcttcttgttagaattatggttagaactttggtattgcaattgtaatataatgatatttggttaaattggagactcctaagtattgattatgatctttctatttcacgcccgatgccgattgaggtcgtttagggtcgggtgtgacacaatGTTTGCAATGATCCTTGCATCCCAGAATTCCCATGGCAGGTTGTAGAGTCTTACCCAAACCTGAGCCGAGGTAGATTTGTGCGATTCCGGGTTGAAGCCAGGGGTCCAGGGGGTGAATCTGATAATGCCCGGCTTCAGAGAGATCGCTCCGAGACCCCATATAGCCTGTAGCGCCCCTTCGTCTGGCATGATAATTTGGTAGAATCCCTTACCAAGTGAAATCATCTTCCAATCCATATTCCTCCTCCATACCAGGTTCAATTTTTGCTTTAACTCTGCGTGTTTCCAGGGCCGTTACCCTTTGCTTAGGGTGATTCTTCCAATCACCGAGTGTTGAACGGATTTAATTCGTTCCTCATAAATCTCCTGTGGTATTTTCACCGCAATGAACTCTCCCTCCTCGGAGATCAGAGGTATCGTCGGCGCTGGAATTGCAGTGGCCGGAATGTTCTTCTTCAGAGCTTCCGCGAAGGAGGGAGGAGGCTCGTGTGTCTTTTTTTTGGGACTGTGGACATCAGATGAATGGCGAGCAAAGGACTCCCTTCCAAAGAGATGGGCGATTGCAAACGGTGCCTCTCCGGCCGCCGTAGGACAAAATCCGGCCATCATGCGGGCATGAGTGTGTGTTTAAAGTCACTTAAATATCAATCAAATAACTTACAACTAAATTTTACACCCtgtatatttttgtttaattggtTTTTAAATAATACTTTTGTATACAAGTTACAATCGAAGAAATTAAAGATTAATgaaccaaaatttatatatataaagataaaagtatattttttaggggtttgattttatatttataaattatttatatatgtaaaaataaaattatattttttatatttatataataagtttggttcggttatcggttataccgatatattttttagtaaccgaaccgattaccaaactaagctaaaattaaaattgaaccaaaccgaaccgaaccagaatgttaaaataaccaaaccaaactaaaactTCGGTTTGGTAATCGGTTACCGGTTATTTTGCGGTTTAGagccatattttttatttttcaaaatcattatcgTAAAAAATGGTCATTATATTattaaagtgtaaaattcatgACCTGTTCGATTTTGAAATTCACGGGCCTAATAAAAGTAATTACAAAATTCAGgagccataggtgtaatttaccaacaaaaaaaaaattgaaacaacTGACAGTAACTAAATAAGGTTATCCAAATGGGTAttaaaaaatgacatatacACCATGTgactgcatatatatatatatatatatatactttatcCACTGCTCAAAACATATCCTCAAaggatttctttttcttcttctcactCACATTAATCATGTCAAACCATTGTGATCTTTCAATCTGTATTAATGGTGAAGAAACGTTTTTTCTTAATCAGGTAATTAATCACTCAATTCTTCCTCTAatcattattaattttctttaaaTCAATCTGAAATTAGaactaatttctttttttcttttttttttgcagaaaatcATATCAAGATACAGtgagaaattgaagaagatgatcaaACAAGAAAAGTTGAAGGTCCAAATCAGTAATTTTCCAGGAGGACCAAAGGGGTTTGAACAAGTTTTAAGATTCTGTTACAACAATGGCAGAATTAAAATCACATTTTCAAACATTTGTCTTCTTTTTTGTTCTGCTGTTTTTCTTGAAATGAAAATGAATCTTTTGGAGTTAACAGATTCTTTTCTTGGAGGAATCTTTTCTTGGTCTTGGATTGAGATTCTTGAGACGATCAAATCCTGCGGAAGAGATGATTCTATTTTGAGTTTTGCAGATTCTTGTGGGTTGTTGGAGAGGTTGATTTGTGGTTTATTAGCTAAGATTGCTCAAAACCCGGGTTTTAACCCGGGAatcagtggcggatccaggatcGAAGTGGAAGATGATAAGAGTTTGAATAGTAGTGTAGCTCTTGGGTCCGGGTCCCCTTTAGATCCGTCCTTGGCGAGGATTCTTGGTTCTTTTTGTTCATCGTCGGCGTCTCCAATACAAATTTCGTCCCCGAAAAGCAGTGGCAGATCCAGGACGGAAGTGGAAGATAGGAGTTTGAATAGTAGTGTAGCTCTTGGGTCCGGGTCCGGGTCCGGGTCCCCTCTAGATCCGTCCCTGGCAAGGATTCTTGGTTCTTTTTGTTCATCGTCGGTGTCCCCAATACAAAATTCGTCCCcgaaaagcagtggcggatccaggacTGAATTTCGGAGAGTATTCCATGACAGTTTGAATTGTATAAACTACGGTAAAATGGCTCCCGGTTCCCCGTTGACCAAGATTAATGgatcttgttcttcctcctcttcgTCATCTTCTCCGAGAACAGCTGCAATGCAATTTTCATCATTTCCGAAAATTAGTGACGGATCATCGACGGAATTACTACATCACGTGGCAGATGACATTTCGAGCGGAATAAACTACAGTAAAATGGCTCCCGGTTCTCCTTTCACaaagattcttgcatcttcatcttgctcatcatcatcatcgtcCCCGACGAAAACTGCAACACAATTTTCATCATTCCCGAAAATCACTGACGGATCCAGGACGAAATTCCAGAGAGTGATCCACCATGTGGTAGATGACACTTCGTGCGGTATAAACGTGGGTCCCGGTTCCCCATTGGCAAAGATTCTTGGATCTTCTTCGTTTTCCACATCACCATCTTCCCCAACAACAACAGCTgcaatacaattttcatcatcccCGAAAATCAGCGACAGATCCAGAACAAAATTCCAGAGAGTGCTCCACCACGTGGTAGACGACACTTCGTGCGGTATAAACGTGGGTCCCGGTTCTCCCTTGGCAAAGCTTCTTGGAACTTCATCTCCTTCATTTTCATCACCGAAAATCACTGACGGATCCACGACAGAATTCCTCCACCACGTGGCAGATGACACTTCCCGTTCCCCGTTATCGAAGATTACCGgatcttcttcttattcttcttcttctacctcATCATCACCGACGAAAACAGCTGCAattcaattttcatcatcaccgAAACAATGGTGGTTCAACGACTTATCCACCTTACCACCCGCGATAATCGAGAAACTAATCCGGAATTTACAATCACTCGGCGAGGAAAACACAAGCATAATCTTAACAAGATTCATCCTACATTACCTCAAACAAAAACCCCCAAATACTGCCTATGGAAGCTTAGCAGATACCGCGATTTACGGGGTGATTTTCTCGGGAAAATCTTCGTTTTCTTGCAGAGGATTACTGAGAATGTTGAAAACATTATCTGGATACGGATTAAGCAAGAGTTGCAGAGGGAAATTAGAGAGATTAATTGGGGGAAAACTTGATGAAACGACGTTGGATGATCTGCTGATTTCAGGGCAAGAAAAGGGGGATTTTTATGATGTTAATTTGATTTTGAGATTGATTAGGATCTTTGTTAATGATAATTATGGGGAATTAATGATGGGTTCgattgaaaaaatgaaaaaagttGGGGGATTGATTGATAAATATATGGCGGAAATATCTCCGGATCATAATTTGAAGATGTCCAAGTTTCTTGGAGTTGCTGAAAGTTTGCCGGATTCTGCTAGAGATTGTTTTGATGGAGTTTACAGAGCCATTGATATGTTTCTTCAGgtcagtatttttttttttttttactgttatTGCTAATGATAATCGTGCCAAGTTCGTGTCATGGGAGTCgggttatttttataaatcgcATTAGTGTGtcagaaattaaaaaatttctaaTGATCTCAAACTAAATTGGTCTGAAACCATTCAGATCGTGTCATGTCAGTATCACGGCTTATGTGGCATGATTTGAACGGTTTCCAACCGGTTTCTTTCGGACCATGTTCGTATTAATCATGTAGTGTTGAGTATCAGCGACATGATATGAATTTTTTAAAGATTAATTTGGTttgaaactcaatttttctAGAAATTTTCACCTGTATTgtgttaaaattatttttttattaaaataagtttggataaataatttaatagTGTCTACATTTTTTTACTTAATATATTgtttatttttcgtattttaataatatactgTTTagggtgtcttctatggttactttgtttttaccaaagtaccattacttgatgTGTTTTCACACTGGatgatggattagaaaattaatttaatggtgaaaacacacaaagtaaggcttactttgttaaaaacaaaataagcataaCCTTTACCTACTGTTT is drawn from Euphorbia lathyris chromosome 9, ddEupLath1.1, whole genome shotgun sequence and contains these coding sequences:
- the LOC136207118 gene encoding BTB/POZ domain-containing protein At3g19850-like, whose translation is MSNHCDLSICINGEETFFLNQKIISRYSEKLKKMIKQEKLKVQISNFPGGPKGFEQVLRFCYNNGRIKITFSNICLLFCSAVFLEMKMNLLELTDSFLGGIFSWSWIEILETIKSCGRDDSILSFADSCGLLERLICGLLAKIAQNPGFNPGISGGSRIEVEDDKSLNSSVALGSGSPLDPSLARILGSFCSSSASPIQISSPKSSGRSRTEVEDRSLNSSVALGSGSGSGSPLDPSLARILGSFCSSSVSPIQNSSPKSSGGSRTEFRRVFHDSLNCINYGKMAPGSPLTKINGSCSSSSSSSSPRTAAMQFSSFPKISDGSSTELLHHVADDISSGINYSKMAPGSPFTKILASSSCSSSSSSPTKTATQFSSFPKITDGSRTKFQRVIHHVVDDTSCGINVGPGSPLAKILGSSSFSTSPSSPTTTAAIQFSSSPKISDRSRTKFQRVLHHVVDDTSCGINVGPGSPLAKLLGTSSPSFSSPKITDGSTTEFLHHVADDTSRSPLSKITGSSSYSSSSTSSSPTKTAAIQFSSSPKQWWFNDLSTLPPAIIEKLIRNLQSLGEENTSIILTRFILHYLKQKPPNTAYGSLADTAIYGVIFSGKSSFSCRGLLRMLKTLSGYGLSKSCRGKLERLIGGKLDETTLDDLLISGQEKGDFYDVNLILRLIRIFVNDNYGELMMGSIEKMKKVGGLIDKYMAEISPDHNLKMSKFLGVAESLPDSARDCFDGVYRAIDMFLQSHPTLTTEERSKVCKCLNYEKLSLEACKDLAKNPRIPPRIAIEALKCQSKSKEVVNGNFIEENEEMKMNIERMQKRVIELEKACKDMKGQMSLLVKHNNNHNNVIIIPTFSSPTRALTRLC